In the genome of Gemmatimonadota bacterium, one region contains:
- a CDS encoding Gfo/Idh/MocA family oxidoreductase: protein MADRVYGVLLVSFSKHSHQSSFVPAFVDHPRIRIVGVADDADIDTYLKPLNRTWAKQLGVPCLDGIEAAVQRDEVDVVSIGHEIERRAEIARLAARAGKHLWIDKYIGANMEECRDVVDAVERSKVTTILPSYVYNDLVNQSRKMIDGGFLGELTAMHVDLLFGKGIPRPISNAQRKPGFLPPGRWKFPDIKRELLTVGAYAVALVQQCFDPIVEVYGQGGAYFFPEHAAHGADDFGTLTLVDRSGRVATLSAGRNGIASHGAGGPNLAYLFGTKRTGRIDGKRPGIDTHLRSRIVDGDYSVDEDDPMQWHSGPPTLLTSTGTEFTRAALDDLVRALDTGSRPRFTVRDARDHMEVLLAGYESIVRNRPVRLPLCGGEAT, encoded by the coding sequence ATGGCCGACCGCGTCTACGGCGTGCTGCTGGTCAGTTTCAGCAAGCACAGCCATCAAAGCAGTTTCGTCCCCGCCTTCGTGGACCATCCCCGGATCCGCATCGTCGGGGTAGCGGACGACGCGGACATCGACACCTATCTCAAACCGCTGAACCGGACCTGGGCCAAACAGTTGGGCGTGCCCTGTCTGGATGGGATCGAGGCGGCCGTTCAGCGGGACGAGGTCGACGTGGTGAGCATCGGTCACGAGATCGAGCGCCGCGCCGAAATCGCCAGGCTGGCCGCTCGCGCGGGCAAGCACCTGTGGATCGATAAGTACATCGGCGCCAACATGGAGGAATGCCGAGACGTGGTCGACGCCGTAGAAAGGTCAAAGGTCACAACCATCCTTCCCAGTTACGTTTACAACGACTTGGTCAACCAGAGCAGAAAGATGATTGACGGGGGATTCCTGGGTGAATTGACGGCGATGCACGTCGACCTCCTCTTCGGAAAAGGGATACCTCGGCCCATTTCGAATGCGCAGCGAAAACCCGGTTTCCTGCCGCCGGGCAGGTGGAAATTCCCGGACATCAAACGCGAGTTGCTGACGGTCGGCGCCTATGCCGTGGCCCTGGTGCAGCAATGCTTCGACCCCATTGTCGAGGTATACGGCCAGGGCGGCGCCTATTTCTTCCCCGAGCATGCCGCCCATGGCGCGGATGACTTCGGGACGCTGACTCTCGTGGACCGGTCCGGCCGGGTGGCCACCCTTTCCGCCGGGCGCAATGGCATCGCCTCCCATGGCGCCGGGGGACCGAACCTGGCCTACCTGTTCGGGACGAAGAGAACGGGACGGATCGACGGGAAACGCCCCGGAATCGACACTCACCTGAGAAGCCGCATCGTGGACGGCGATTACAGCGTCGACGAAGATGATCCCATGCAGTGGCACAGCGGCCCCCCCACCTTGCTGACCTCCACAGGGACTGAATTCACTCGCGCCGCCCTGGATGACCTGGTACGCGCGCTGGACACCGGATCGAGACCGCGCTTCACCGTCCGGGACGCCCGGGACCACATGGAAGTGCTGCTCGCGGGTTACGAATCCATCGTGCGAAACCGGCCGGTGCGCCTGCCCCTGTGTGGCGGGGAGGCGACGTGA
- a CDS encoding ABC transporter permease, whose amino-acid sequence MTVISSSATAVEPEETGPASLPFLRRMLKHRMVCAGGGIVLFLAALALSAPFLTGMGYLQDPMQQLADGLDADGLPIPPGDRFFLGTDQLGRDVLARLVHGTRISLLVGIVAMLIAVCVGVTVGMLAGYHGGWVNTLLMRGTDVMLAIPGLLLAIAFAGLMDGRVIQIHIESLDWHVLDITLKRGLVSVFIVIGLVSWTWIARTIRSQVLILKNREFVTSSRAIGCSDFRIMVRHLLPNVLPLIIVLGSLATANTVLLDAGLSYLGVGVPPPAPSWGTMIAEGQPYFIVSPHLTMAPGLFIVAAVVGFNLLGQGLQEVLDPYVKEGQGR is encoded by the coding sequence ATGACCGTCATTTCCTCATCCGCCACCGCCGTCGAGCCGGAAGAGACCGGCCCGGCGTCTCTGCCCTTCCTGCGGCGCATGCTGAAGCACCGCATGGTCTGCGCCGGCGGCGGCATTGTCCTGTTCCTGGCAGCCCTGGCGCTGTCAGCCCCGTTCCTGACCGGAATGGGCTATCTGCAGGACCCCATGCAGCAGCTGGCCGACGGTCTGGACGCCGACGGGTTACCCATCCCACCCGGCGACCGGTTTTTCCTCGGTACGGACCAACTCGGGCGGGACGTGCTGGCCCGTCTGGTGCACGGCACCCGCATCTCCCTGCTTGTCGGCATCGTAGCCATGCTCATCGCCGTCTGCGTCGGGGTAACCGTGGGCATGCTCGCGGGATACCACGGCGGCTGGGTGAACACCCTGCTCATGCGCGGGACCGACGTCATGCTGGCCATACCCGGGCTGCTTCTGGCCATCGCCTTCGCCGGACTGATGGATGGACGCGTGATCCAGATCCACATCGAGTCCCTGGACTGGCACGTACTGGATATCACGCTGAAACGCGGACTGGTCAGCGTGTTCATCGTCATCGGGCTCGTCAGCTGGACCTGGATCGCCCGGACTATACGAAGCCAGGTACTGATCCTGAAGAACCGGGAATTCGTCACGTCATCCCGGGCCATCGGCTGTTCGGATTTCCGCATCATGGTACGACACCTGCTGCCCAACGTCCTGCCCCTGATCATCGTGCTTGGATCCCTCGCCACGGCAAACACCGTGCTGCTCGACGCCGGTCTGAGTTATCTCGGGGTCGGCGTACCGCCGCCCGCGCCGTCGTGGGGTACCATGATCGCAGAGGGACAGCCCTACTTCATTGTCTCTCCACACCTCACCATGGCTCCGGGCCTGTTCATTGTCGCGGCCGTGGTGGGATTCAACTTGCTCGGCCAGGGACTGCAGGAGGTACTGGATCCTTACGTGAAGGAGGGACAGGGACGATGA